In a genomic window of Mycolicibacterium neoaurum VKM Ac-1815D:
- a CDS encoding M1 family metallopeptidase yields the protein MSSAKKVAKKTAHTPPVIDPYLPRNGNFGYRVSRYELDIEYKVAINRLGGTVTVTAVTLAALRAFTLDLSDALGVSKVTVNGRRPNNFRCHGGKLHITLGETLPAGAAMTLVVRYGGTPRPLRTVWGEVGFEELSNGALVAGQPNGAASWFPCDDHPSAKASFRIRISTDSPYYALANGELLSKQTRASHTTWTYEQAEPTSTYLITLQIGEYTRHRLNKSPVPMHAVLPDRLRRNFDHDFGRQTQMMKLFIRQFGPYPLETGYTVVVTDDDLEIPLEAQGLSIFGANHCDGRRSSERLIAHELAHQWFGNSVTARRWRDIWLHEGFACYAEWLWSEESGGPSADERARNYHRKLADSPQDLLLTDPGPTDMFDDRVYKRGALTLHAVRHTIGDDNFFALLQDWTARYRHSTAVTDDFTGLAANHADVSLRGLWDRWLYSTDLPDL from the coding sequence ATGAGCAGTGCCAAGAAGGTCGCGAAGAAGACGGCACACACTCCCCCGGTGATCGACCCGTACCTGCCGCGCAACGGCAACTTCGGCTACCGGGTGTCACGCTACGAACTCGACATCGAGTACAAGGTGGCGATCAACCGCCTCGGCGGCACGGTCACCGTCACCGCGGTGACCCTTGCCGCGCTGCGCGCCTTCACCCTCGATCTCTCCGATGCGCTGGGCGTGTCGAAGGTGACGGTGAACGGCCGGCGCCCCAACAACTTCCGATGTCATGGTGGAAAACTGCACATCACCCTCGGTGAGACGTTGCCCGCCGGTGCGGCGATGACGCTCGTGGTGCGCTACGGCGGCACACCCAGACCGCTGCGCACCGTCTGGGGCGAGGTCGGATTCGAGGAACTGTCCAACGGTGCGCTGGTGGCCGGTCAGCCCAACGGGGCCGCCTCCTGGTTCCCGTGCGACGACCATCCCTCCGCGAAGGCCAGTTTTCGCATCCGGATCAGCACCGACAGCCCCTACTACGCGTTGGCCAACGGGGAACTGTTGTCCAAGCAGACCCGTGCGAGCCACACCACGTGGACCTATGAGCAGGCCGAGCCGACCTCGACCTACCTGATCACGTTGCAGATCGGCGAATACACCAGGCACCGGCTGAACAAGAGCCCTGTCCCGATGCACGCGGTCCTCCCGGATCGATTGCGGCGCAACTTCGACCACGACTTCGGCCGGCAGACACAGATGATGAAGTTGTTCATCCGCCAGTTCGGCCCTTACCCGTTGGAAACCGGTTACACCGTCGTCGTCACCGACGACGATCTGGAGATCCCGCTTGAGGCACAGGGGCTTTCCATCTTCGGTGCCAACCATTGCGACGGCCGGCGCAGTTCCGAGCGGTTGATCGCCCATGAGCTGGCCCACCAGTGGTTCGGCAATTCGGTGACCGCGCGCCGGTGGCGGGACATCTGGTTACACGAGGGCTTCGCCTGTTACGCGGAGTGGCTGTGGTCCGAGGAGTCCGGCGGGCCCAGCGCCGACGAACGCGCCCGCAACTATCACCGCAAGCTGGCCGATTCACCGCAGGATCTGCTGCTGACCGATCCGGGACCGACCGACATGTTCGACGACCGGGTGTACAAACGCGGCGCGCTCACCCTGCACGCCGTGCGCCATACCATCGGCGACGACAACTTCTTTGCACTGCTGCAGGATTGGACCGCCCGCTACCGGCACAGCACCGCGGTGACCGATGATTTCACCGGCCTGGCGGCCAACCATGCCGACGTCTCGCTGCGCGGGCTGTGGGACCGCTGGCTGTACTCCACCGACCTCCCGGACCTGTGA